In Coregonus clupeaformis isolate EN_2021a chromosome 7, ASM2061545v1, whole genome shotgun sequence, one genomic interval encodes:
- the nsun6 gene encoding tRNA (cytosine(72)-C(5))-methyltransferase NSUN6 isoform X3 translates to MCCFFLSSAQVMKTGDAVSVFSDLEGKCTRGNKDFKGKRVFVGNGVAEMDRSNIFCSDEPVKGVGIRMVEPLYQSPSFDGVLPSLAFLQNLPSVVVGHVLGPRPGERILDMCAAPGGKTCHIAALMGGQGEVVALDKIIGKVERIRQNAKALHLDCIKAHCFNSIKAVCTDQAQDTEGPPFPPQSFDRVLLDAPCSGLGQRPSMACTWNLKEICSYQPLQRKLFHTAVQLLKKGGILVYSTCTVTLAENEGQVVWALNTFPCLTLQPQEPHIGAEGMLGAGLSPEQLRLLQRFSPELGWSAAEARGEDDSPTEQPESPIPLAHRANKDTIGFFIAKFLKS, encoded by the exons ATGTGCTGCTTCTTCCTGTCATCGGCCCAAG TCATGAAGACAGGCGATGCGGTGTCTGTGTTCTCGGACCTGGAGGGGAAGTGCACACGGGGGAACAAGGACTTTAAGGGAAAGAGAGTGTTTGTGGGAAATGGAGTCGCTGAAATGGACCGCTCCAACATCTTCTGCTCAGATGAACCAGTCAA GGGTGTTGGCATTCGGATGGTAGAGCCCCTGTACCAGAGCCCCTCCTTCGACGGGGTACTGCCCAGCCTGGCGTTCCTACAG AACCTCCCATCAGTGGTGGTCGGTCACGTGCTGGGGCCCCGTCCTGGAGAGCGCATCCTTGATATGTGTGCTGCCCCCGGGGGGAAGACCTGCCATATAGCTGCCCTGATGGGGGGACAG GGAGAGGTAGTGGCCCTGGATAAGATCATAGGCAAGGTAGAGCGCATCCGTCAGAACGCCAAGGCGCTGCATCTGGACTGCATCAAAGCCCACTGCTTCAACAGCATCAAGGCTGTGTGCACTGACCAGGCCCAGGACACTGAGG GTCCACCCTTCCCTCCACAGAGTTTTGACCGGGTGCTGCTGGATGCTCCCTGTAGCGGTCTAGGCCAGAGACCCAGCATGGCCTGTACCTGGAACCTGAAGGAGATCTGCTCCTACCAGCCTCTACAGCGCAAGCTCTTCCACACG GCGGTACAGCTCCTGAAGAAAGGTGGGATCCTGGTGTACAGCACCTGCACGGTGACTCTGGCAGAGAACGAGGGGCAGGTGGTCTGGGCCCTTAACACCTTCCCCTGCCTCACACTACAGCCTCAG gagCCCCACATCGGAGCAGAGGGCATGCTGGGAGCTGGCCTGTCACCTGAGCAGCTGCGTCTTCTCCAGAGGTTCAGTCCTGAGTTGGGCTGGAGCGCGGCCGAGGCCAGGGGAGAGGATGACAGCCCCACAGAACAGCCAGAGTCCCCAATCCCCCTCGCACACCGAGCCAACAAGGACACTATCGGCTTCTTCATCGCCAAGTTCCTGAAGAGCTGA
- the nsun6 gene encoding tRNA (cytosine(72)-C(5))-methyltransferase NSUN6 isoform X2: MSIFPIIALKPEVHDYLRNVFINKEVLAAVSQGEAEQRFQRLLSCLSHPPALTCVRASTHLAPLEEIQQRLGEELKQQRCDSQSEDISITILPHPHIPDVLLLPVIGPRPVVQLSSEVIVGAQCGSAVLRGAHVFAPGILATPKFMKTGDAVSVFSDLEGKCTRGNKDFKGKRVFVGNGVAEMDRSNIFCSDEPVKGVGIRMVEPLYQSPSFDGVLPSLAFLQNLPSVVVGHVLGPRPGERILDMCAAPGGKTCHIAALMGGQGEVVALDKIIGKVERIRQNAKALHLDCIKAHCFNSIKAVCTDQAQDTEGPPFPPQSFDRVLLDAPCSGLGQRPSMACTWNLKEICSYQPLQRKLFHTAVQLLKKGGILVYSTCTVTLAENEGQVVWALNTFPCLTLQPQEPHIGAEGMLGAGLSPEQLRLLQRFSPELGWSAAEARGEDDSPTEQPESPIPLAHRANKDTIGFFIAKFLKS, encoded by the exons ATGTCAATTTTCCCAATAATTGCTTTGAAGCCAGAAGTTCATGATTACTTGAGGAATGTCTTCATAAACAAGGAG GTGTTGGCTGCAGTGAGTCAGGGAGAGGCGGAGCAGAGGTTCCAGAGGCTACTCTCCTGCCTGTCCCACCCGCCTGCCTTGACCTGTGTGCGGGCCAGCACTCACCTGGCTCCCCTGGAGGAGATCCAACAGAGGCTTGGGGAGGAACTCAAACAG CAGAGGTGTGACTCTCAGTCTGAAGACATTTCCATTACCATTCTCCCCCACCCACACATTCCAGATGTGCTGCTTCTTCCTGTCATCGGCCCAAG GCCTGTGGTCCAGCTCAGCTCTGAGGTCATAGTAGGAGCTCAGTGTGGCAGTGCTGTTCTGAGGGGCGCGCACGTCTTCGCCCCAGGGATCCTCGCCACACCCAAGT TCATGAAGACAGGCGATGCGGTGTCTGTGTTCTCGGACCTGGAGGGGAAGTGCACACGGGGGAACAAGGACTTTAAGGGAAAGAGAGTGTTTGTGGGAAATGGAGTCGCTGAAATGGACCGCTCCAACATCTTCTGCTCAGATGAACCAGTCAA GGGTGTTGGCATTCGGATGGTAGAGCCCCTGTACCAGAGCCCCTCCTTCGACGGGGTACTGCCCAGCCTGGCGTTCCTACAG AACCTCCCATCAGTGGTGGTCGGTCACGTGCTGGGGCCCCGTCCTGGAGAGCGCATCCTTGATATGTGTGCTGCCCCCGGGGGGAAGACCTGCCATATAGCTGCCCTGATGGGGGGACAG GGAGAGGTAGTGGCCCTGGATAAGATCATAGGCAAGGTAGAGCGCATCCGTCAGAACGCCAAGGCGCTGCATCTGGACTGCATCAAAGCCCACTGCTTCAACAGCATCAAGGCTGTGTGCACTGACCAGGCCCAGGACACTGAGG GTCCACCCTTCCCTCCACAGAGTTTTGACCGGGTGCTGCTGGATGCTCCCTGTAGCGGTCTAGGCCAGAGACCCAGCATGGCCTGTACCTGGAACCTGAAGGAGATCTGCTCCTACCAGCCTCTACAGCGCAAGCTCTTCCACACG GCGGTACAGCTCCTGAAGAAAGGTGGGATCCTGGTGTACAGCACCTGCACGGTGACTCTGGCAGAGAACGAGGGGCAGGTGGTCTGGGCCCTTAACACCTTCCCCTGCCTCACACTACAGCCTCAG gagCCCCACATCGGAGCAGAGGGCATGCTGGGAGCTGGCCTGTCACCTGAGCAGCTGCGTCTTCTCCAGAGGTTCAGTCCTGAGTTGGGCTGGAGCGCGGCCGAGGCCAGGGGAGAGGATGACAGCCCCACAGAACAGCCAGAGTCCCCAATCCCCCTCGCACACCGAGCCAACAAGGACACTATCGGCTTCTTCATCGCCAAGTTCCTGAAGAGCTGA
- the nsun6 gene encoding tRNA (cytosine(72)-C(5))-methyltransferase NSUN6 isoform X1, translated as MSIFPIIALKPEVHDYLRNVFINKEVLAAVSQGEAEQRFQRLLSCLSHPPALTCVRASTHLAPLEEIQQRLGEELKQQQRCDSQSEDISITILPHPHIPDVLLLPVIGPRPVVQLSSEVIVGAQCGSAVLRGAHVFAPGILATPKFMKTGDAVSVFSDLEGKCTRGNKDFKGKRVFVGNGVAEMDRSNIFCSDEPVKGVGIRMVEPLYQSPSFDGVLPSLAFLQNLPSVVVGHVLGPRPGERILDMCAAPGGKTCHIAALMGGQGEVVALDKIIGKVERIRQNAKALHLDCIKAHCFNSIKAVCTDQAQDTEGPPFPPQSFDRVLLDAPCSGLGQRPSMACTWNLKEICSYQPLQRKLFHTAVQLLKKGGILVYSTCTVTLAENEGQVVWALNTFPCLTLQPQEPHIGAEGMLGAGLSPEQLRLLQRFSPELGWSAAEARGEDDSPTEQPESPIPLAHRANKDTIGFFIAKFLKS; from the exons ATGTCAATTTTCCCAATAATTGCTTTGAAGCCAGAAGTTCATGATTACTTGAGGAATGTCTTCATAAACAAGGAG GTGTTGGCTGCAGTGAGTCAGGGAGAGGCGGAGCAGAGGTTCCAGAGGCTACTCTCCTGCCTGTCCCACCCGCCTGCCTTGACCTGTGTGCGGGCCAGCACTCACCTGGCTCCCCTGGAGGAGATCCAACAGAGGCTTGGGGAGGAACTCAAACAG CAGCAGAGGTGTGACTCTCAGTCTGAAGACATTTCCATTACCATTCTCCCCCACCCACACATTCCAGATGTGCTGCTTCTTCCTGTCATCGGCCCAAG GCCTGTGGTCCAGCTCAGCTCTGAGGTCATAGTAGGAGCTCAGTGTGGCAGTGCTGTTCTGAGGGGCGCGCACGTCTTCGCCCCAGGGATCCTCGCCACACCCAAGT TCATGAAGACAGGCGATGCGGTGTCTGTGTTCTCGGACCTGGAGGGGAAGTGCACACGGGGGAACAAGGACTTTAAGGGAAAGAGAGTGTTTGTGGGAAATGGAGTCGCTGAAATGGACCGCTCCAACATCTTCTGCTCAGATGAACCAGTCAA GGGTGTTGGCATTCGGATGGTAGAGCCCCTGTACCAGAGCCCCTCCTTCGACGGGGTACTGCCCAGCCTGGCGTTCCTACAG AACCTCCCATCAGTGGTGGTCGGTCACGTGCTGGGGCCCCGTCCTGGAGAGCGCATCCTTGATATGTGTGCTGCCCCCGGGGGGAAGACCTGCCATATAGCTGCCCTGATGGGGGGACAG GGAGAGGTAGTGGCCCTGGATAAGATCATAGGCAAGGTAGAGCGCATCCGTCAGAACGCCAAGGCGCTGCATCTGGACTGCATCAAAGCCCACTGCTTCAACAGCATCAAGGCTGTGTGCACTGACCAGGCCCAGGACACTGAGG GTCCACCCTTCCCTCCACAGAGTTTTGACCGGGTGCTGCTGGATGCTCCCTGTAGCGGTCTAGGCCAGAGACCCAGCATGGCCTGTACCTGGAACCTGAAGGAGATCTGCTCCTACCAGCCTCTACAGCGCAAGCTCTTCCACACG GCGGTACAGCTCCTGAAGAAAGGTGGGATCCTGGTGTACAGCACCTGCACGGTGACTCTGGCAGAGAACGAGGGGCAGGTGGTCTGGGCCCTTAACACCTTCCCCTGCCTCACACTACAGCCTCAG gagCCCCACATCGGAGCAGAGGGCATGCTGGGAGCTGGCCTGTCACCTGAGCAGCTGCGTCTTCTCCAGAGGTTCAGTCCTGAGTTGGGCTGGAGCGCGGCCGAGGCCAGGGGAGAGGATGACAGCCCCACAGAACAGCCAGAGTCCCCAATCCCCCTCGCACACCGAGCCAACAAGGACACTATCGGCTTCTTCATCGCCAAGTTCCTGAAGAGCTGA